Proteins found in one Dermacentor silvarum isolate Dsil-2018 chromosome 8, BIME_Dsil_1.4, whole genome shotgun sequence genomic segment:
- the LOC119460909 gene encoding probable ATP-dependent RNA helicase DDX10, with protein MAAATRENMEGMEGKQHSDKRVFTKRKWNKPSKNFSRRGERESMKVYRKRQTKGLTETEEIERLRALYEDFDSKTVETFKDFPLSTKTQLGLQEAGYVTPTEIQREAIGLALRGLDILGAAKTGSGKTLAFLIPVLEKLYCEMWARTYGIGALIITPTRELAYQIFEVLKKIGVHHDFSAGLVIGGKDLKFESKRMDSCNIVICTPGRLLQHMDENPLFDATQLQILVLDEADRILDLGFQQTVNAIIENIPLERQTLLFSATQTKSVKDLARLSLKDPAYVSVHEHAKFTTPEGLRQSYVVCELHNKLNLLWSFIRNHLKQKILVFLSSCKQVKYVYRAFCRMRPGMTILELHGNMFQMKRMAVYDEFCRKQSAVLIATDIAARGLDFPAINWVVQFDCPEDVSTYIHRAGRTARFEKDGEALLILLPSEEPMAEQLTQNKIPISKIQVNPKMFVNVQKKLESMCARDVALKECAQRCFTAYLKSVFLMKDKTVFDVTKLDLDAFARSLGLAMAPRVRFLQKHMKELEAKEAKQKKIMEEKAAKAKNTNTIQAGQDAPTKPVSPIKGPDTEPFQFDMTDESEDDIFTVKRRVTYKSDDEDVAAVVYEEDTKKKKKVITKVALAKKVLKKKVVPNTKVIFDDEGEAVEGINVQKAEVVKKLLEEEKAPCGIDLEISKKILEEEDKFDKERYRERIKTMHRMKRLKMRQERKEQSGEAGAELDAGSGSEHDEEHSGGEEGEDEHEEASDATNAEDNEGTEPSSEDDLPQRGKRKASQDAKKLAPQKKLARRRSQYANSDSEEDDDLGPMDTGLDLEGDEALALHMLSNR; from the exons ATGGCAGCGGCCACACGCGAAAACATGGAAGGTATGGAAGGCAAGCAGCATTCAGATAAACGAGTGTTTACCAAAAGAAAATGGAACAAGCCGTCAAAGAATTTCAGCCGACGGGGAGAAAGGGAGTCAATGAAAGTTTACAGAAAGAGACAGACAAAAGGTCTGACGGAGACAGAAGAAATCGAGAGGCTGCGAGCTCTTTACGAAGAC tTCGACTCCAAGACCGTCGAAACCTTCAAGGACTTTCCGCTCTCGACGAAGACGCAACTTG GGCTTCAAGAGGCTGGCTATGTAACACCAACTGAAATTCAGCGAGAGGCCATTGGACTTGCATTGAGAGGTCTTGACATCCTTGGAGCTGCTAAGACTGGCTCTGGGAAGACACTTGCATTTCTAATACCG GTGCTGGAAAAGCTGTACTGCGAAATGTGGGCACGCACCTATGGCATTGGCGCCCTCATTATAACGCCGACACGGGAGCTGGCTTACCAGATTTTCGAAGTGCTCAAGAAGATTGGTGTGCACCATGACTTCTCAGCTGGCCTTGTAATAGGAGGAAAG GACTTGAAGTTTGAGAGCAAGCGAATGGACTCGTGCAACATTGTCATTTGCACACCCGGTCGCCTGCTGCAACACATGGATGAGAATCCATTGTTTGATGCCACTCAGCTGCAGATTCTTG TACTGGATGAAGCGGATCGCATTCTAGACCTGGGTTTTCAGCAGACGGTCAATGCAATTATTGAAAACATTCCACTTGAACGGCAGACATTGCTTTTCTCTGCAACACAAACCAA GTCAGTCAAAGACTTGGCAAGGCTGAGTTTGAAGGACCCAGCTTATGTGTCAGTTCATGAGCATGCAAAGTTTACAACACCTGAAGGCCTCAGACAG AGCTACGTTGTTTGTGAGCTCCATAACAAGCTGAATCTGCTTTGGTCATTTATACGAAACCACCTCAAGCAGAAGATTCTCGTCTTCCTGTCCAGCTGCAAACAG GTCAAGTATGTGTACCGAGCCTTCTGTCGTATGAGACCTGGTATGACCATCCTGGAACTCCATGGCAACATGTTCCAAATGAAACGCATGGCCGTGTATGATGAGTTCTGCCGCAAACAGAGTGCTGTTCTGATCGCTACCGACATTGCAGCACGTGGCCTGG ATTTTCCAGCCATCAACTGGGTGGTCCAGTTTGACTGCCCTGAAGATGTCAGCACTTACATTCACAGAGCCGGGAGAACAGCCAG GTTCGAGAAAGATGGCGAAGCACTACTGATCTTGCTTCCATCAGAAGAGCCAATGGCAGAGCAACTGACACAGAACAAAATACCAATATCAAAAATACA AGTCAATCCCAAGATGTTTGTGAATGTACAGAAAAAGCTGGAATCCATGTGTGCCAGAGATGTTGCACTAAAGGAGTGCGCCCAAAGG TGCTTTACAGCTTACTTGAAAAGTGTATTTCTAATGAAAGACAAGACTGTGTTTGATGTCACCAAGCTTGACCTGGATGCATTTGCAAG GTCCTTAGGTTTGGCCATGGCACCCCGAGTACGCTTTCTTCAGAAGCACATGAAAGAACTTGAGGCAAAGGAAGCCAAGCAAAAGAAAATTATGGAAGAAAAAGCAGCAAAGGCAAAGAACACAAACACCATTCAGGCAGGACAAGATGCCCCCACAAAGCCTGTCTCGCCCATTAAAGGCCCCGACACTGAGCCATTCCAGTTTGACATGACAGATGAAAGTGAAGATGACATCTTCACAGTCAAGAGGAGAGTGACATACAAATCTGAT gaTGAGGATGTGGCTGCTGTGGTATATgaggaggacacaaagaagaagaagaaggttaTAACCAAGGTTGCTCTGGCCAAGAAAGTGCTCAAGAAGAAAGTGGTGCCTAACACAAAAGTAATATTTGATGATGAAGGCGAG GCTGTTGAAGGCATCAATGTCCAGAAGGCGGAAGTGGTCAAGAAATTGCTTGAGGAAGAAAAAGCACCTTGTGGTATCGACCTAGAGATCTCCAAGAAGATTCTTGAGGAAGAGGACAAATTTGACAAGGAGCGCTACCGAGAACGAATCAAAACAATGCACAGG aTGAAGCGACTGAAGATGCGACAAGAGCGCAAAGAGCAGAGCGGCGAGGCAGGGGCAGaattg GATGCTGGCAGTGGAAGTGAACACGATGAAGAGCACAGTGGAGGAGAAGAGGGTGAAGACGAGCACGAAGAAGCGTCTGATGCCACAAATGCAGAGGACAATGAAGGCACAGAACCTAGCTCTGAAGATGATTTGCCACAAAG AGGAAAACGGAAGGCCAGCCAAGACGCTAAGAAGTTAGCACCTCAGAAGAAACTAGCAAGGAGACGGTCACAGTATGCAAACAGTGACAGTGAAGAGGACGATGACCTTGGTCCCATGGATACTGGTCTTGACTTGGAAGGGGATGAAGCATTGGCTCTGCATATGTTGTCTAACCGGTAA
- the LOC119460911 gene encoding threonylcarbamoyl-AMP synthase-like — protein MRVNVTKTRFQGLCSAIVRKHERDTMSSTPKVIPVTSPLNHGLDAAKEAASILKAGGVIAVPTDTIYGVAALAQHSESVARLFQLKRRDAGKPVAICVHDVADISQWAEVSIPEHLLRQLFPGPVTAVFCRTPRLNPALNPFTNLVGVRVPDSNFIRQTTKLCGGPLALTSANVSSEMSTLTIQEFQSLWPFLDAVFDGGDLSVSGFHREGSTVIDFSLPGCFRILREGCVPHLCRRLLQESHLKEV, from the exons ATGCGCGTCAATGTAACAAAGACACGCTTCCAAGGATTGTGTTCCGCTATAGTCAGGAAACACGAACGCGATACAATGTCCAGCACTCCCAAGGTTATCCCAGTCACGTCTCCTCTAAACCATG GACTTGACGCAGCCAAAGAAGCAGCATCTATATTGAAGGCGGGTGGAGTGATCGCAGTGCCCACAGACACGATCTATGGCGTTGCGGCACTCGCGCAACATTCAGAATCTGTTGCGCGGCTATTCCAGTTGAAAAGAAGAGATGCCGGAAAACCTGTCGCAATCTGCGTGCACGACGTTGCTGATATATCGCA GTGGGCTGAAGTTTCCATCCCTGAGCACCTACTGCGCCAGCTTTTCCCGGGACCAGTAACAGCAGTGTTCTGCCGGACGCCACGCCTGAATCCTGCTCTGAATCCATTCACAAACCTCGTCGGCGTCCGAGTTCCAGACAGCAATTTCATCAGGCAGACTACAAAGCTCTGTGGTGGACCACTGGCACTAACAAGTGCCAATGTGAGCTCAGAGATGAGCACTCTTACCATACAG GAATTCCAGAGTCTCTGGCCATTCCTGGATGCTGTGTTCGATGGAGGTGACTTGTCCGTGTCTGGTTTCCACAGGGAAGGGTCTACAGTTATTGACTTCTCGTTGCCAGGCTGCTTCAGGATTCTTCGAGAGGGCTG TGTGCCACATCTGTGCAGAAGGCTACTGCAGGAGTCTCACCTGAAAGAAGTGTAG
- the LOC119460910 gene encoding brain acid soluble protein 1 isoform X1, producing the protein MRGIGVPRRRHSADSGRPPIGGGAEVRGRTHVRNSGAQPAAGEPIKQPRPFHGAVRVLVNCVSLPRKSTSARSQPVLLPAAAVFCKWDTHRRKAAMATEASTGPEAVVESPPVTENHVESEVKPAVVEQHASPEAEEPAAKPAETVQDAPSPSEPAKDSESSAKTESQEEDQQSDKPESQQALLAAPEPPKADAPVSEPSPAADTAAPAAEVKAPTTEPADTSKSEASAKAEDVKADAAVDVVADELKDLAVKDDTEPKKADEPKPSESDDKPASSEAPAEGDASSKAPEADKPAAEGEEKGKKQRRCVIV; encoded by the exons ATGCGCGGCATCGGCGTCCCTCGCCGCCGTCACAGCGCCGATAGCGGCCGGCCGCCGATCGGGGGCGGTGCTGAAGTACGCGGACGGACGCATGTGCGAAACAGTGGCGCTCAGCCGGCCGCAGGAGAGCCTATAAAACAACCCCGCCCTTTCCACGGAGCTGTCAGAGTGCTCGTGAACTGCGTCTCGCTTCCACGGAAGAGCACTTCCGCGAGATCCCAGCCCGTATTGCTTCCTGCAGCCGCTGTTTTCTGCAAGTGGGATACGCATAGACGAAAG GCAGCAATGGCGACGGAAGCTTCTACTGGGCCTGAGGCGGTCGTGGAGTCTCCTCCGGTCACCGAAAACCACGTGGAATCTGAAGTGAAGCCGGCGGTTGTGGAGCAGCACGCCTCCCCGGAAGCTGAGGAGCCAGCTGCCAAGCCTGCAGAGACTGTGCAGGACGCACCCAGTCCTTCCGAGCCCGCGAAGGATTCGGAATCTTCTGCCAAGACTGAATCGCAGGAGGAAGACCAACAG AGTGACAAGCCGGAGAGCCAGCAGGCACTACTCGCCGCGCCAGAACCTCCCAAGGCGGACGCTCCCGTCAGCGAACCTTCACCTGCTGCGGATACAGCAGCACCTGCCGCTGAAGTGAAAGCTCCCACCACGGAACCCGCAGACACGAGCAAGTCCGAAGCCAGCGCCAAGGCTGAGGACGTGAAGGCGGACGCCGCCGTTGACGTGGTCGCCGACGAGCTGAAGGACCTTGCCGTCAAGGACGACACCGAGCCGAAGAAGGCCGACGAGCCCAAGCCATCCGAGTCCGACGACAAGCCTGCATCTTCGGAGGCCCCAGCGGAAGGCGACGCTTCGTCAAAGGCGCCTGAAGCAGACAAGCCCGCCGCCGAAGGCGAAGAAAAGGGAAAGAAGCAGCGGCGTTGCGTCATAGTTTAG
- the LOC119460910 gene encoding uncharacterized protein LOC119460910 isoform X2: MATEASTGPEAVVESPPVTENHVESEVKPAVVEQHASPEAEEPAAKPAETVQDAPSPSEPAKDSESSAKTESQEEDQQSDKPESQQALLAAPEPPKADAPVSEPSPAADTAAPAAEVKAPTTEPADTSKSEASAKAEDVKADAAVDVVADELKDLAVKDDTEPKKADEPKPSESDDKPASSEAPAEGDASSKAPEADKPAAEGEEKGKKQRRCVIV; encoded by the exons ATGGCGACGGAAGCTTCTACTGGGCCTGAGGCGGTCGTGGAGTCTCCTCCGGTCACCGAAAACCACGTGGAATCTGAAGTGAAGCCGGCGGTTGTGGAGCAGCACGCCTCCCCGGAAGCTGAGGAGCCAGCTGCCAAGCCTGCAGAGACTGTGCAGGACGCACCCAGTCCTTCCGAGCCCGCGAAGGATTCGGAATCTTCTGCCAAGACTGAATCGCAGGAGGAAGACCAACAG AGTGACAAGCCGGAGAGCCAGCAGGCACTACTCGCCGCGCCAGAACCTCCCAAGGCGGACGCTCCCGTCAGCGAACCTTCACCTGCTGCGGATACAGCAGCACCTGCCGCTGAAGTGAAAGCTCCCACCACGGAACCCGCAGACACGAGCAAGTCCGAAGCCAGCGCCAAGGCTGAGGACGTGAAGGCGGACGCCGCCGTTGACGTGGTCGCCGACGAGCTGAAGGACCTTGCCGTCAAGGACGACACCGAGCCGAAGAAGGCCGACGAGCCCAAGCCATCCGAGTCCGACGACAAGCCTGCATCTTCGGAGGCCCCAGCGGAAGGCGACGCTTCGTCAAAGGCGCCTGAAGCAGACAAGCCCGCCGCCGAAGGCGAAGAAAAGGGAAAGAAGCAGCGGCGTTGCGTCATAGTTTAG